The genomic region AGCGGTGTCTTCCGGCGCGGCTTGTTCTTCTGCCAAAACAGCCCCGTCTCACGTTTTACTCGCCTTGGGGCGTTCGGAACAGCTAGCTTATGCCTCAATTCGATTTGGGATTGGGCGGTTTAATACGATAGAGGAGATCGATCGCGTAACAGAACACGTGGTGGCGACAATCTCTAGCCTGCGGCGACAAAAGCAGTTATCAGCGATCGCCGATCGCTGAACAGTTAACAGTTATTGGTAAAGATGAATCGGAAAAAAAGACAAGCCACGGGCGATAATTGACTTCAAACTGTGGTGTGTTTGAACGTGGTGTGTTTGAACAATGGAAATGGATAGCGGACGACCTATCGGTGTAGATTTGTTTGCAGGTGTTGGTGGGATGACGCTTGGTTTTGAACAAGCAGGTTTTGATGTCCTGGCAGCTGTGGAAATCGATCCGATCCATTGTGCAACCCATCAGTTTAATTTTCCGCTTTGCTCGGTTTTATGTAAGAGCGCGATCGATGCTACAGGTACAGAAATTAGAAATCGTTCGACAATAGGCGATCGCGATATTGATGTCGTCTTTGGCGGTTCTCCCTGTCAGGGATTTTCGTTAATTGGCAAACGCGCTTTGGACGATCCGCGCAATGCGTTGGTACATCACTTTTTGCGATTGGTACTAGAGCTAAAACCAAAATATTTTGTATTTGAAAACGTGCCAGGATTAACTATTGGCAATCATCGGCAATTTCTCTCAGAATTAATTGCAGCTTTTGGCGCTGGTGGATACGAAGTTAAAACAGATTATCGAGTTTTAAACGCGGCAAACTATGGTATACCTCAAGATCGAGCTAGGTTATTTCTGCTTGGCTGTCGTTACGGTTTACCTTTGCCTGACTATCCTCAACCGATAACGAAACCCTCACTCTCTCGTAAATCAAAATATATTTTAAATTTACCTCATTTAAAACCAACTCCTACAATTTGGGATGCACTGTGCGACCTTCCAGTAGTAGAAATGTATCCAGAATTACTTCGGCAAGATTGGACAATTGTTGAATACAGCAAACCCAGTCATTATAGTAGTAAAATGCGCGGTATTTTTGCTAACAATGATAACTACGCTGGCGATCGCCACTTTGATTCATGTCTATTGACTTCTAGCATGAGAACTCGTCACGGTGACAATTCTATTGCTAGATTTGCTACTACCAATTGGGGGGAAGTAGAGCCAATCAGCCACTTTTATAAACTTGCTCCTGAAGGCATTTGTAATACTTTACGAGCTGGGACGGCGAGTAATTTAGGGGCTTTTACTTCACCCCGTCCGATTCATCCCTATAAGCCAAGATGTATTACTGTTAGAGAAGCCGCCCGATTGCATTCTTATCCCGATTGGTTTCGATTTCATCAGACAAAATGGCACGGTTTTCGCCAGGTAGGAAATTCTGTACCACCACTTTTAGCTCAGGCAATTGCTAGAGAAATTATCCGTGTTTTAGGAGTAGTTCCAGTCAAACTAAAAGAAACACAACAACTGGGAAGCGATCGCCTACTTCAACTCAATATGACTCAAGCAGCACGAATTTATGGTGTAGCGGCAAATGCGATCGCGCCAAGGTTAAGACAGAAGCGAAGAGAATGAGTGTCGTTTTCGGTATTGTTGACTAGAATTGGTAGGTTATTTGTTTCGCGCTAGCCGAGAGTTATGGGCGATCGCGCCAGTCAAAAACTTTAAATTAAAAAAACTTTAAATAATGTCTCAGAATTCTGATAAAACTTAAAACAGAGGTAACTGAGAGCATACGTGATGGTGGCAGCAGCAGACTACCGAGAGATTGACATTGCCCCATTAATCGACCATACCTTGCTGATCCCGACGGCAACGCCCGCCCAGGTAGAACAGTGGTGTATGGAAGCAGACAGATTTGGATTTGCCGCAGTTTGTATCAACCCCGTCTACGTGCGGCAAGCAGCAGAATTGCTCTACGGCAAAAAACCAAAAGTTTGCACGGTGATTGGCTTCCCTACCGGAGCCACGACATCAGCGGTAAAGCTGTACGAAGCGCAAGAAGCAGCCGACAGCGGGGCGACTGAATTAGATGTCGTCATCAATTTAGGCTGGCTTAAAGCTGAGAAAACAGAAGCACTGCACCGAGAAATAGCCGAAATTTGTGAAGAAACGGGGCAGACAGTCAAAGTTATTTTAGAAACCACCCTTCTGACAGAGGCAGAAAAACGACTTGCCGCAGATATATGTATGGATGCGGGAGCAGCGTTTCTCAAAACAAGTACGGGATGGAATGGGGGTGCAACAGTGGCAGACGTGCGCTTACTTAAAGAAATTGCTAAGGAACGAGTCGGTATTAAAGCATCGGGAGGAATTCGCACTATAGACCAGGCAATAGAGCTAATATTGGCAGGGGCGACGCGACTAGGTACATCTCGCAGCGTCGATCTACTCCGCCAGCGCGATAACCTGGAAAAAGAGACAAGCTTCGAGGAGCGAGGAGCGAGGAGTTAGGGGTAAGTGGAACTAGAGTATAGATAAAAATTACTGCTGTTTCCCCCACCTCTGTTTCCCTAATTTTTCCCTCACTCCTCACTCCTTACCCCCTAATCTATGAGTCGTACCTACAAAGCCACTGGAATTAATTTAAAGAGTATGCCTTTGGGTGAGGCAGATCGATTGTTGACGATTTTGACTCAGGAGTTTGGTTTGATCCGAGCTGTTGCGCCTGGGGTGAGAAAGCAAAATTCAAAGATTGGTGGTAGAAGTGGGTTGTTTGTCGTCAACGAATTGTTGATTGCTAAAGGGCGATCGCTCGATAAAATTACTCAAGCTGAAACCCTAGAGTCATATCCGGCTCTGGGTCAAGACTTAGGTAAGCTAGCTGCTAGCCAGTATTTGGCAGAAATGGCGATGTGTCAAGCTTTGAGCGAACAACCCCAAACTGAATTGTTTTACTTGCTCAACGAGCATCTTAAACGCCTGGAACAATTGCCTAAATCTTCAGGATTTTCTATTTTGGCTCATCTATGCCATGCAGCGTTTCACCTGTTGGCTTTGGCAGGGATTGCGCCCCAAGTTCAAGCTTGTTCTTTAACGGCAAATTCCCTGACTCCAGATTTTTCTACTCCTGAGTGGCAAGTAGGATTTAGTACATCAGCAGGAGGAACGGTAAATTTGTCCGCCTGGGAAAATGCATCGGCTACAGACAAAAATAGCGATCGAAACAAATCTATAAAACCTGATGATGTTACTAATACCAAGATTTTGCCACCTACGGGCAGAGTGGCAGAGGCGATTGGTACGGGTTATCGGGCGATCGCCCACAAGCAAGAGAAACTCGTACTCGATCGGCGGATAAATGCCGCAGAACTAACTCTATTGCAACATCTGTCTCAGGCTAATCTACCTGCGATCGCTGATTTGCATCACCATGATTGGTTATCCATCGAACGCATTTTGCGTCAGTACGTACAGTATCACTTCGGTCGCCCAATTCGGTCAGCTGCCCTAATTGATAGTTATTTCGCTTCTCTGCCGAGTCCTTTAACAGAAGATCATGCAACCGTTTGATTTAGATACCAGAAATATCAAGCCATCCTCTGCTGAGGCTAATTTCCTCAGAAGTCCCGTTGGGGGTCACGCTGCTAATTCGCGGTCTACGCCATCTACGCCCAGATATTTATCTAGTAAAAAGCAAATATCTCATAATTCTGTAGCTGAAAGTACAAACTTCCAAGAAAAAACCAACACTCAAGAAAAAAGTGAATTTTATATGGGAGAGGCAGATGACAAGCTGCCAAAAATAGAGCAGTTAAATGAAACTGTTAGAAATGGCGTAGTTACAAAAACGCTAGACAGCAAGGATAGCACGATCGCCACGGAGTCGGGTGGCTCAAATGGCAGTTCTCAAGTGCATGGAGATGAGCCACCATCTGAAGAGCCACAAGGATTTTTGCCGGTTTTGCGCAACCGCAATTTTCTCTCTTTATGGAGCGGTCAAGTCTTTTCTCAACTTGCCGATAAAGTTTATTTAGTGATGACGATCGCTATCATTTCCAGTCGCTTTCAAGCCAGCGATCAAAGTATCAGCGGGTGGGTTTCGGCGATTATGATGGCTTTTACCATCCCCGCAGTCTTATTTGGCTCAGTTGCAGGGGTATTTGTCGATCGATGGTCGAAAAAGATTGTACTTGTAGTGACAAACTTGCTACGGGGCGTTTTTGTGTTGTCAGTCCCATTTCTGTTGTGGTTCACGCAAGACTGGCATTCAATTTTTAATTTGCCCGTAGGCTTTGCGATTCTTTTAGGATTATCGTTTGCGATCTCGACACTGACACAGTTCTTTGCTCCAGCCGAACAAGCAGCAATTCCGTTAGTCGTGGAGCGAAGACACTTACTATCAGCTAACTCGCTTTACACCACGACAATGATGGCTTTGGTGGTTGTGGGATTTGCGGTAGGAGAACCATTACTGGCGATCGCCGATACAATTACCGATCGCATTGGTGTCGGTACAGGTATGGGTAAGGAAATCGTTGTTGGCGGGAGTTACGCGATCGCCGGACTGATTTTATTTCTTCTCAAAACTGGCGAGAGCCTACCCGATAGCGATCGAGAACCGCCCCACGTTTTGCAAGATCTACGTGATGGACTCAGCTATCTCAAACACAATCGTCGCGTCCGCAATGCCCTCCTCCAGCTAATCATTTTATTTTCCATCTTTGCCGCTCTAACCGTGCTTGCCGTGCGGTTAGCAGAAGTCATTCCAGGGCTAAAGTCTTCTCAGTTTGGCTTTTTGTTAGCGGCTGGCGGAGTTGGAATTGCCTCTGGTGCAACTCTCCTCGGTCAATTCGGTCAACGCTTTTCCCACGCTCAGTTAAGTTTGTGGGGTTCTGTGGGCGTAGCAGCCTCCTTAGTCGGTCTATCGATGTTCTCCCAACAACTGTGGTTTGCTTTAGCATTGATTGCGCTGCTAGGGGCTTGTGCTGCCTTAGTAGCGATCCCCATGCAGACCACAATTCAAAAAGAGACTCCGCCTGACATGCATGGTAAAGTCTTTGGTCTCCAAAATAACGCCATTAATATTGCTTTATCTCTACCGCTAGCACTGGCTGGTTTAGCAGAGACATTAATTGGTTTACAGGCAGTTTTTCTAAGTTTAGCCGTAATCGCGATCGCAGGAGGTCTCTTAACCTGGTATATTTGCCGTACAGAGACCCAGATTGTTAGTTAGTTATCAACGAGAGGCTTTGGGGAGAATCAAGGGAGCAGGGAGCAGGGAGCAGGGAGCAGGGGAAAGAGAGAGTCGCGGAGCTGAGGGAGCGCAAGTTGCTGCTGAGGGAGAGAATTGACCACCACGCACCACACCCCACACCCCACACCCTACACCCCACACCCTACACCCCACACCCGACTCCCGACTCCTAAGTCTCTTACTAGATCGGAAAATCGAGCCGCAACCGAATGCATATTGCCTGGATTGGAAAAAAATCACCCTTTTGTGGCAATGTTACTTACAGTCGAGAAGTTACTAATGCCTTGCTAGACCGAGGAAATCAGGTGAGTTTTCTTCACTTCGCTCAAGAAGAAGAAGAAGCTAAGCGGGATAATTGGCCCGACTGCCCAGAAGTCCCTCTACCTTTCCTCTATAAGTCTCAAGTCTATACAATCCCGACTTTAGGGGCAACAAAGGTTTTAACTCAGTCGCTACGGGAGTTAAAACCAGATTTAGTTCATGCATCTTTAACGCTATCTCCCCTAGATTTCATCCTGCCAGAGATTTGCGAGGAGCTGAACCTGCCTCTTATTGCAACTTTCCACACTCCCTATGCTGGTAAAGGGGCAAAACTCGTATCGGGTACTCAATTGCTGGCATATCAACTGTATGCTCCATTTTTAATCAACTACGATCGCGTTATCGTCTTTTCGGAAGTCCAGCGAGAGTTGTTTGTTAAAATGGGTTTGACTGCTGACAAAGTAGCAGTGATCCCCAACGGCGTAGACGTACAGAAGTATAGTCCTGGGACTTCACGCATCAAGCAAGAATTCCACGCCGAACGACTATTCGTCTATCAAGGTCGAATTGCGGCGGAAAAAAATATCGAAGCATTGCTTCGCGCCTGGAAGCAAGCGGAGATGAAACCTAGTAGTAAATTGCTCATGGTAGGTGATGGTCCCCTTACCGCTTCTTTGCGACCTTTCTACAGCGCAGAATTTGGCATTTACTGGCTGGGATATATTGCCGATGAAAGTCGACGGTTGGAGATTTTGCGTGGTAGCGATGTGTTTGTTTTGCCGTCTTTGGTAGAGGGATTGTCAATTTCTTTGTTAGAGGCAATGGCTTGTGGTCTGGCATGTTTAGCTACAAATGTGGGTGCAGATGGGGAAGTGTTAGAGAATGGCGCTGGTGTAGTTCTCACTCCCAGGCGCGTCACGTCACAACTATCAACTCTGCTACCTTTGTTTCAAGATCATCCAGAACTTACCATCTTACTAGGGCAAAAAGCGCGACAGCGAGTAATAGAGCGCTATACCCTGAGTCAGAATATCAATCGGTTAGAGCAGCTTTATGACAGCGTATTGTCACAACGGCAAAGTTCAAAAATTCTCAGTTCTAAGTTTCGCGCTCGACTCTAGATAAATTCTAGATAAATTGTAGAGGCGTTCCCGGGAACGCCTCTACAATTTATCTATTCAACCAACCAGCACTTAAAACTACTGTTAAACCTAAAAACGTTACTACCAATGCCCAAGTAACGCGATTTAGCGTTGTTTCGGCACTTTTGGTACTGCTAAATAACTGTGCCTGACCGCCGATCGCACCGATCCCATCACCTTTGGGACTGTGCAGTAATACCAAAACAATCAAACCCACGGCAGAAAATGCCCAGATAGCTTCAAGAACTGTAGTAACTGTCATAGTGCGAATTAGCTCAGATGGCGCAAAAAAAGTATAGCTTACTTGCTTACTTATTTAACTTTACCAGCCCATTCTGACAGGAGTACGGGAAGATTGTACTTCATACTTAGCTGGAGCAATTAAAGATTGACCAGTCATCTCTGCTGGTTGGGAAAGCTGCAAGATTTCTAAAATCGTCGGCGCGAGATCGGCAAGCTTGCCGTCACTCCTAAGCGCTACCTCTGTACCGTAACCGGGTATTTTTGCTTTTTCGCCTTCAATTAAAATGAAGGGGACTGGATTAGTCGTGTGTGCCGTCCAAGGATTTCCCTGTTCGTCGCGGAGGGATTCAGCATTACCGTGATCGGCTGTGACTAATGTCGTGCCTCCTACTTGACCGATCGCCTCCAATAACCGTCCCAAGCATCGATCGACAGTTTCAACTGCTTCTACAGTCGCACCTATATCACCTGTATGACCTACCATATCAGGGTTGGCATAGTTAATGACTACCAGGGAGTAAACTTGTTGCTTTATCGCGGCGATCGCTACATCAGTCACCGCTTCAGCTGACATGGCTGGCGCTTTGTCGTAGGTCGCCACCATCGGACTCATCACCATTTCCCGATCTTCACCTGCAAATGGGTCTTCTAAGCCGCCATTGAAGAAGTAAGTAACGTGGGCGTATTTTTCTGTCTCTGCGGTGCGAAACTGCTTGAGTCCATGCTGGGAGATGACTTCGCCTAAAATGTTATTAAGATTCTGCGGCTCAAAAGCGATGGGGACGGAAAGTTCGGAGTCGTATTGCGTAAACGTGACAAATGATAAAGGCTCGATCTGCTGCCGTTCAAAGCCGTCAAAATCTGGCTTGACAAAAGCATAAGTGAGCTGTCTGGCGCGATCGGGGCGAAAATTGTAAAAGACTACGCCATCACCTGGTTCTACCGCTCCCGGAGCGATGCGGGTAGGGATGACAAATTCATCAGTGACTCCCTCATCGTAGGAAGCTTGTAAGACCTCAACTGCCGATCGCCCGTCGCCTGCACCGTCTTGAGTCATCACATCGTAGGCACGTTTAACGCGATCCCAGCGGCGATCGCGATCCATTGCGTAGTAACGACCGCTTAGAGTGACGATCTGACCAACACCAATTGACTCTGCGTGTTCTTGAATCTGTTTGAGAGCTTCCACGCCTTCTGTAGGTGTTGTATCGCGTCCATCCGTGATTGCATGGATGCATACCTGAGCGATCTCTTGCGCCTTTGCTAAGTCTAGTAATCCTAACAAGTGGCTTAAATGGGAGTGTACCCCACCTTCCGAGCATAAGCCGATTAGATGCAGTTTACCATTTCTGTCTTTGACTTCTCGGCACAACTGAGCAATCGCTGCGTTTTGCCCAATTGAACCATCTTCGACCGCGTCTGTAATTCTGACTAATTCTTGCGGTACAACTCGCCCTGCACCAATATTCAGGTGTCCGACTTCCGAGTTGCCCATTTGACCCTCTGGCAACCCTACTGCTTTGCCTGAAGTGCGAATTAGAGTTCTGGGATAGACTGCCCAGAGGCTATCCATTACAGGAGTTTTTGCAGATGAAATCGCGTTACCGTCTGCTGCCTCGCGATAACCCCATCCGTCTAATATCACTAGCACCACGGGAGCAACAGGTGCTTGGGTCATACGATGTTACCCTTTACTTTTGTTAACTCAACCGTCATGATACCACTGCTGATTGTCTCTGCAAGGGTTTTTTTGCTGATTTTGTCATTTTCTCTACTATAACTTTCAGTTTTTCTACTGGGGATCGCCTCTGGGAGGGGCGAGGAGTGAGGAGTGAGGAATTGTAGATTTGAGATTTCGGATTCTAGATTGAATCTCCCCCTTGTCTCCCTTGTCTCCCTTGTCTCTCTCCTAACTCCTACTCCCTTTCTTAGCGGCAGCTTTAGCGGCTTTGGCGGCTTTTTTAGCAGCTTTCTCGGCAGCAATCGCGGCTTGTCTTTCCTGTTCTCGTTCTTCTGCTAATTTATTTTGGTAGTAATGGTAATCTCCCAAATAAACTCGAAATTCTCCATCGCGAATTTCAATAATTTTGTTGGCAACTTGAGAGATGAAGTAGCGATCGTGAGAAACGATCAGTACCGTACCATCGTAATTTTGAATTGCTTCTTCCAGCATTTCTTTCGCTGGAATATCTAAATGATTTGTCGGCTCATCTAAAATCAATAAATTTGCCGGACGCAGCAGCATTTTTGCTAAGGCAAGACGGGCTTTTTCGCCTCCACTTAAGGCTGCAACTTTTTTAAATACCGTGTCGCCGCTAAATAAAAATCTTCCTAACAACGTGCGAACTTCTTCATTCGTCCAGTCGGGAACTTCATCATGGATCGTTTCCATGACGGTTTTGTTTAAATCTAAGGCTTCTGCTTGATTCTGCTCGAAATAGCTAGGAATCACGTTATGAGCGCCTAGTTCGACTGCTCCTTCTGTCGGTTCCTCCATTCCTGTAATCAGACGCAGTAATGTAGATTTACCCGCACCATTGGGACCGAGAAAAGCAATGCGATCGCCTCTTTCTATTAAGAGGTTTCCACCTAAAAATAAGATTTTGTCGTCATATACATGGGTTAAATCTTGAATTTTCACCACTTCTCGTCCGCTACGGGGTGCGGGTGGAAAGCGAAAATGCAGGGTTTTTAAGTCAGATATCGGTGCTTCGACACGCTCGATTTTATCTAATTGTTTTTCGCGGCTTTTTGCTTGCGTACTGCGAGTAGCACTAGCTCTAAATTTATCGACAAAGGCTTGCTGTTTGTCAAGTTCTTTCTGTTGCCGTTCGTAGGCACTTTGTTGTGCTTCCTTAGCTTCAAATTTTTGTTGTAAATAAATCGAATAGTTACCTAAATATGTGGTGGAAACTCCTCTCTCAGTTTCGACAATTTGAGTGCAAAGGCGATCGAGGAATTCGCGGTCGTGAGAAACAATTACCATCGGTGTAATTAACCCTTTCAGGTAATTTTCCAACCACTCAATAGTTTCTAAATCTAAATGGTTAGTCGGCTCGTCTAGAAGTAACAAATCGGGTTTTTGTAGTAAAATCTTGCCCAAACTCATCCGCATCTGCCAACCGCCACTAAAAGCGCTGACAAGGCGATCGCCATCTCCTGGTTCAAATCCCAGCTCTGGCAAGATTTTATCGATTTGCGCCTCCAGGCTGTAACCATCCAAAGCTTCAAACTGGCGCTGGAAGCGATCCATTTGTCGCAGGAGTTTATCTAATTCTTCGGGTGTTGCGGTTTCTAACTGATGTTGTACGTTTGTCAAACTTTCATGAACTTCGTTTGCCTCAACAAAGGCACGCCAGAACTCTTCCTTTACAGTACGAGTAGGATCGACTTCAAATTCTTGGGTCAAGTATGCTATGTGTAAACTAGCAGGACGAATCACCTCTCCGGTGGTTGGCTCAATCTCTCCAGCAATAATTTTCAGTTGGGTAGACTTGCCTGCTCCGTTGACACCTACTAAACCGATGCGATCGCCTGCTTTGACTTCCCAATTCACATCTTTCAGGACTTCACCAGTAGGATAAATTTTACTAATGTGTTCCAGTCGCAGCATTCAGTCTCTCCAAGGGCGATCGCTTCATCGACATCGTAACAAAATTTAATCGCAAGATGTAGGGGGCATTCTTCAATACCGACAAAAGATTTGGAGAATCTTAATTTCTAGGTTGAAGTCACATAAGGTGACTAATATGATTGACGCGCAGTCCTCACACCTCTATATTGAATTATCTTCACTAGGCTGTTGGTACGCAAATTCGGTGCATCCAATTGATTCAAACAAGGAATAACAAATGAGCTTGTATGATGAGACAATTTCCAAAATTCTCCAACTGCCAGAACCGCTTGTTAAGGAAGTAAGTCATTTTGTAGACTCTTTACGATTAGACAAAGATAACACTCGCTCGGCTTTATGGATGCAATCTACCGAAGCATTGAAAATTAGCACTTCAGATTTATCAGATTATTCCAAGCACCCAGAAGAGTACGAAACACGTTTGGCGCGGGGAGAGATTCAGCAGTAGTTTGAGGTTGGTTGGATAGGGAGGGGGGGCGATCGCTATTTCGATCTCCAAAGTAGTCTTTGGTTAAGCTGGAGATCGGGAATATAGTGCGATCGCGCCAGGGACTTGAAGATGAATTTGTACGATGAAACAATTTCAAAAATTCGCCAATTACCCGAACCTCTCGTTCAAGAAGTGAATGACTTCGTAGATTTTTTGATGATTACAAGAAACAGCGATCGTTCTGAGTTGTGGACGCAGTTAACTGAAGCTTTAAAACTCGCTGAGTCAGCCTTTTCAGATTATTTAGAAAATTTAAAAGAATACGAAGAACGTCTTGCCCGTGGTGAAATTCAGTGGTAGCAGTTTCTAGAGGAGATGTAGCTTTGTGCGATCTCAATCCTGTAATAGGTACAGAACAGGCAGGATACAACCTGTAGTTATTCTACAAATCGATCGTGCTAATGCTATCAGTCCTCACACAATTATTGCGCCGTTTACAACCAATATTCGCCGTACGTTATTGCCTTCTCATATATTCGTTCCAGCAGATATTGGAGGAATTAGCCAAGACTCTGTAATACTTTGCGAACAAATTCGAGTTATAGACAAATCTAGATTGATTAGTGTATTAGGTCATTTAGATGATATCTACTTGCAAAAGCTGGCGATAGCACTGAGCCTAATTTTAGGCTTGTTAAGCGAGGAGTAGGCGATCGCTTTGATGGAAATACCAATTAATTCTACTTTGAGTTTTTAGCACTGAGCATGAACTCAATTAGCCTCTTTCTATCCCATAGTTTTACTCCATTAGAATATGCAAGATTAAATGCATTGTCTGTAAATCGATTGTTTGTAACTACCATTGCCTTGTTTGCTTTATAGTGTTTGACTGCACATGATACTTCTTGTACAGCCTTCACTCCTACAGGATTTTTACTTCGTTTTGCCTGAACAATAGTTTTTATACCATCCTTGTACAAAATTAGATCTGCTCCATAATCTTGAGTGTCTAAAGTCAGACTCACTTGGTATCCAGTTTTTCTAAAAAGTATAGATAAAAGTTGTTCAAACTCTTTTCCGCTCATCTTGTCAACTTCTTGAATACCGCTAGCAAGAATACGTCTTTCCTCTTCTTGCCTATGTCTTTCACTTTCCTTAGCAAGCTCATTAACACCAACAAAAATAGCAGCCCCAGCTAAGGCAGCACCAACAATAAGTGGTAGCACAAAATACTCCTAATTCTATGTATCTGTATAAGACATTTCTTTAAAGCCACGACAAAAGTGTCTTGCATATTTCTCTTGTAGTTGTAATATATATTACTTTAACTGAAATATTTGTACTGATATTTCAAATACTCTTAGCTAACTCTTTATAATTTCGTAGAGACAATGCGATCGCACTTCCTCACCCCACAATCCCTAAGCGCGATCGCATTTTCTCATCACAGGGATCTTCCCTGGCGCAGTTTCACATATATAAAAATTAATCCTCCCTAAATTTAGGAAGGATTATGTTGCCATATCTTAACGTACCAATC from Chroococcidiopsis sp. SAG 2025 harbors:
- a CDS encoding MFS transporter gives rise to the protein MQPFDLDTRNIKPSSAEANFLRSPVGGHAANSRSTPSTPRYLSSKKQISHNSVAESTNFQEKTNTQEKSEFYMGEADDKLPKIEQLNETVRNGVVTKTLDSKDSTIATESGGSNGSSQVHGDEPPSEEPQGFLPVLRNRNFLSLWSGQVFSQLADKVYLVMTIAIISSRFQASDQSISGWVSAIMMAFTIPAVLFGSVAGVFVDRWSKKIVLVVTNLLRGVFVLSVPFLLWFTQDWHSIFNLPVGFAILLGLSFAISTLTQFFAPAEQAAIPLVVERRHLLSANSLYTTTMMALVVVGFAVGEPLLAIADTITDRIGVGTGMGKEIVVGGSYAIAGLILFLLKTGESLPDSDREPPHVLQDLRDGLSYLKHNRRVRNALLQLIILFSIFAALTVLAVRLAEVIPGLKSSQFGFLLAAGGVGIASGATLLGQFGQRFSHAQLSLWGSVGVAASLVGLSMFSQQLWFALALIALLGACAALVAIPMQTTIQKETPPDMHGKVFGLQNNAINIALSLPLALAGLAETLIGLQAVFLSLAVIAIAGGLLTWYICRTETQIVS
- the deoC gene encoding deoxyribose-phosphate aldolase is translated as MVAAADYREIDIAPLIDHTLLIPTATPAQVEQWCMEADRFGFAAVCINPVYVRQAAELLYGKKPKVCTVIGFPTGATTSAVKLYEAQEAADSGATELDVVINLGWLKAEKTEALHREIAEICEETGQTVKVILETTLLTEAEKRLAADICMDAGAAFLKTSTGWNGGATVADVRLLKEIAKERVGIKASGGIRTIDQAIELILAGATRLGTSRSVDLLRQRDNLEKETSFEERGARS
- the secG gene encoding preprotein translocase subunit SecG, whose protein sequence is MTVTTVLEAIWAFSAVGLIVLVLLHSPKGDGIGAIGGQAQLFSSTKSAETTLNRVTWALVVTFLGLTVVLSAGWLNR
- a CDS encoding DNA cytosine methyltransferase, producing the protein MEMDSGRPIGVDLFAGVGGMTLGFEQAGFDVLAAVEIDPIHCATHQFNFPLCSVLCKSAIDATGTEIRNRSTIGDRDIDVVFGGSPCQGFSLIGKRALDDPRNALVHHFLRLVLELKPKYFVFENVPGLTIGNHRQFLSELIAAFGAGGYEVKTDYRVLNAANYGIPQDRARLFLLGCRYGLPLPDYPQPITKPSLSRKSKYILNLPHLKPTPTIWDALCDLPVVEMYPELLRQDWTIVEYSKPSHYSSKMRGIFANNDNYAGDRHFDSCLLTSSMRTRHGDNSIARFATTNWGEVEPISHFYKLAPEGICNTLRAGTASNLGAFTSPRPIHPYKPRCITVREAARLHSYPDWFRFHQTKWHGFRQVGNSVPPLLAQAIAREIIRVLGVVPVKLKETQQLGSDRLLQLNMTQAARIYGVAANAIAPRLRQKRRE
- a CDS encoding glycosyltransferase family 4 protein, whose translation is MHIAWIGKKSPFCGNVTYSREVTNALLDRGNQVSFLHFAQEEEEAKRDNWPDCPEVPLPFLYKSQVYTIPTLGATKVLTQSLRELKPDLVHASLTLSPLDFILPEICEELNLPLIATFHTPYAGKGAKLVSGTQLLAYQLYAPFLINYDRVIVFSEVQRELFVKMGLTADKVAVIPNGVDVQKYSPGTSRIKQEFHAERLFVYQGRIAAEKNIEALLRAWKQAEMKPSSKLLMVGDGPLTASLRPFYSAEFGIYWLGYIADESRRLEILRGSDVFVLPSLVEGLSISLLEAMACGLACLATNVGADGEVLENGAGVVLTPRRVTSQLSTLLPLFQDHPELTILLGQKARQRVIERYTLSQNINRLEQLYDSVLSQRQSSKILSSKFRARL
- the gpmI gene encoding 2,3-bisphosphoglycerate-independent phosphoglycerate mutase; amino-acid sequence: MTQAPVAPVVLVILDGWGYREAADGNAISSAKTPVMDSLWAVYPRTLIRTSGKAVGLPEGQMGNSEVGHLNIGAGRVVPQELVRITDAVEDGSIGQNAAIAQLCREVKDRNGKLHLIGLCSEGGVHSHLSHLLGLLDLAKAQEIAQVCIHAITDGRDTTPTEGVEALKQIQEHAESIGVGQIVTLSGRYYAMDRDRRWDRVKRAYDVMTQDGAGDGRSAVEVLQASYDEGVTDEFVIPTRIAPGAVEPGDGVVFYNFRPDRARQLTYAFVKPDFDGFERQQIEPLSFVTFTQYDSELSVPIAFEPQNLNNILGEVISQHGLKQFRTAETEKYAHVTYFFNGGLEDPFAGEDREMVMSPMVATYDKAPAMSAEAVTDVAIAAIKQQVYSLVVINYANPDMVGHTGDIGATVEAVETVDRCLGRLLEAIGQVGGTTLVTADHGNAESLRDEQGNPWTAHTTNPVPFILIEGEKAKIPGYGTEVALRSDGKLADLAPTILEILQLSQPAEMTGQSLIAPAKYEVQSSRTPVRMGW
- the recO gene encoding DNA repair protein RecO, which gives rise to MSRTYKATGINLKSMPLGEADRLLTILTQEFGLIRAVAPGVRKQNSKIGGRSGLFVVNELLIAKGRSLDKITQAETLESYPALGQDLGKLAASQYLAEMAMCQALSEQPQTELFYLLNEHLKRLEQLPKSSGFSILAHLCHAAFHLLALAGIAPQVQACSLTANSLTPDFSTPEWQVGFSTSAGGTVNLSAWENASATDKNSDRNKSIKPDDVTNTKILPPTGRVAEAIGTGYRAIAHKQEKLVLDRRINAAELTLLQHLSQANLPAIADLHHHDWLSIERILRQYVQYHFGRPIRSAALIDSYFASLPSPLTEDHATV